The genomic window GGCGCCCGTGCGTCCGGCCATGACCACCGCGGTCATAAGAGCGCCCATCTCCCGAAGCATGCCGATGGCCACCAGGTCCGCAACAAACACGGCGGCGCCAAACTGCTGGAGCTGGGCAGCGCCCAGGTAGGCCAGAATCATACCCACGAGAATGCTCGTGAGGGTAATGATGCCGATGGCCTGAGGGCCCGCCTGGGCGAGACTCTCGACGAATTCCCGTCGCCGCATCCCCGAGCGGCCCGTGAGCGTTCGCCACAGGGCGATGCCGACGCCCCCCAGAAACTCCAGAGAATCCAGCAAATCGTCGCCGATATCGGCCAGGCTGCGACGGAGTTGCTTTGTGGAAAAAAAGCCAGTGGCGCTTGCCGCCGGAGCCTCATAGGGGGCAACGGCTGTCGCGAGGTTCATGAGCTGGGTCTGACTGTCCGGAGCGCCCAGGTATCGGATGTCACGCGCCTTTGCCTGAGCAAGCCGTTGAAGACGCAGCAATCCGGCTTCCAGTCGCGGGTCCCAGTCGCTCACCTCGGATACGTCAACGGCAGGAGAGTCCCGGGTCTCCAGCAATGTAGTGAAGAGGGGCACGAGGGCGGGGAGCTCTGCCGATGTCCAGTCACCGCTGATCTGCAATTGATCACCGTCAGCGCTGAGCTGCGCGAGGGGCGGGCGGCTCATGGACAAGACTCTTGGCTATTCATGATCTCAGTGCTTTTCTTCTGGCGTCATCGGGCGTCCTTCGGGGGTTCTTCAAAGGGCAGGGGTGGACGCGCCGCTTCGATCGCCGCAAAGGCCTGTTGGTAGATGTTAATCACTGGCGTCCTATCCCCGCCCTCGTGACGCCGGGCTATCATGGTGACGGGAAAGAGATAGTTCTCCGTCTCTCCCAGACGAAGGGCGCGGCTACGCCCTTTGATGTCTTCATACACCACCCAGTGCATGTCCAACTCTGTGGCCAGGAGATCCCCCAGGGCAACGCCCATGGCCTGGAGCTCCCGCGTCTGATCCGGCGTCACGTGACCGTCATCCAGTAAACGCTGAAGATAGTCCAGCTCAGCCTCACTACGACAACAGCGGCCCCCGTAGTAGCGAAGCGTAAGTTCATTGAGGGCCTGGCGCTGTACATCCATGTATTGTCGATCCAGAGGGTTGAGCGCCGTCACCCGCTTGTCGATGAGCTGCGCAGACGCCATGGGGGCGCAAAACAAGCTCCCCAGAATGATCCCGAGGCCCGCTCTTCGGAGCGCTGAAGCGAATGAAGGCCCGCTCCACGGGATCGAACGGCGTGTTCCGGCATCGCCAAAGTACTTCCTAAACGAAATCAAGATACCTAATCCCCATCCCTTTGCTTGTGTTCAGCATATTGTCATGGATAATTGCGGGCCTTCAATGGCGCAATCGCCACAAAAATCCAGCGGTACTCGCAAGACTATGATTAAAGGAAGTATTGTCGCCCTCGTCACCCCCATGCACGCCGATGGTGAGATTGATTATCGCGCCCTCGAGGGCCTTCTCGACTGGCATGTGGAATCGGGAACAGCGGCCATTGTGGCCGTGGGAACAACCGGAGAGAGCGCCACCCTGGATGTTCACGAGCACCTGGCGATGATCCAGCACTGTGTGAAATACCTGGCGGGTCGCATCCCCGTGATTGCCGGCACCGGCGCGAACTCCACGCGAGAGGCCGTGGAGCTTACCCGCGGTGCAGCGACGGCAGGTGTCGACGCCTGCCTGCTGGTAACTCCCTACTACAACCGACCGTCCCAACGGGGGCTATACGCGCATTTTAGCGCAGTGGCGGAGGCAGTTGCCGTGCCACAGATTCTCTACAACGTGCCCTCGCGAACCGCCGTGGATCTCAGTAACGAGACCGCCAGTCGCCTGGCGTCGCTGGAAAACATCGTCGGCATCAAGGACGCCACGGGCGACGTCAGTCGCGGTAAGGAGCTTCTCTCCATGGTGCCCGATTCCTTTGCGGTGTACTCCGGTGATGACGGCACCGCTGCCCAGTACATCCTTGCGGGGGCTGTGGGTAATATTTCTGTCACGGCGAATGTGGTGCCCGCTAAGGTCGCTGCTCTTTGCGCGGCGGCCCTGGCCGGTGATGAAGAAACCGTCAGGCGCATGGATCATGAGCTCGCGGATATCAACAGCGCGCTTTTTATCGAGGCCAACCCCATGCCCGTAAAATATGCTCTGGCGAAGATGGGGCGGATGGAGAAGGGTATCCGCCTACCCCTGACGCTTCCTGAAGGTGAGAATGCCGAACGCATCGCCGCTGCGCTACAGAGCCTGGGTCTATGAAGGCTCTCAAGCTTTGCGCTCTGATGTTGCTTCTGACGCCGGTCACGGCCTGCGGGTACCTGTTCGGCGATGAGGGCCTGTTTCGGGACTCCGCGGGAGATTATCGCGAGGCGCGGGAGATGCCGCCCCTGGATCTTCCCGAGGGCACCCAGGCGGACGAGCTGGTGGATATCTATCCCATTCCACCCATAGAGAGTGAGCCCCAGTTTGTAGACAGTGACAAAGTGCCCCGTCCGGCGCCCCTGGTGGCGGCAAGTGCGGATCAGCTCGTGCGCATCCAGAAGCTCGGCGAGGATACCTGGGCCCTCGTCGCGATTGCTCCGGGCCAGCTATGGCCTCAGTTAAGGAGCTTTTTATCCGCTGCCAACATAGACATTGCACGCATGGATGCTCGTGCGGGCATTATCGAATCCACCTACCTCAAGCTTGAAGAAGATCCCCGACCCACCCGCTTTCAGTTCCGCGTTGAGCGCGGTGTCCAGCGGGGGAACAGCGAGCTGCATATTCTGCAGATGTACCAGTCCAGTGAAAATACCGCGTGGCCTGCACAGTCCGATGATTTTTTCCTTGAGTCCGAAATGCTCCGCGGCGTAGCTCAATACGTTGCGAACAGCGCCGATACCGCACCCGTGTCCATGATGGCGGAGCAGTCCATCAGCGCCGGCGGCAAAGTGTCCCTCGACGATGATGATCAGGGCGCTTTTATTCTCCTCGAACTGCCTTTTGATCGGGCCTGGGCCTCCGTGGCGCGTTCCCTGGAGTTGTCCGGTTTTGAAATCACGGATCGCAACCGGAGTGAGGGCCGCTATTACCTGCGCTACGTCGGTGACGAGGAAGAGGAAGGTTCAAGCTGGTTTGCCTGGTTGGGAGACGACGATGAGCATCCGGCTGAAGGTGTACCGCTGATTCTGGATGTAAAGTCCCGGGACCCGGAAACAATGGTGATACGCATGTCCTTTGAAGAGGGTGGCGAGTCTCTCAGCCGCGAGCAGATCGATGCGCTGCTGGTATTGATCAAGGGCAATATCAACTAGTGAGAATGGCGTCTCTGGGTAGCGGCAGCCGCGGCAACGCGACCCTGCTTCAGGCCGCCGAGACTTGCATACTGGTCGACTGCGGATTCTCTCTGAGGGACATTCAGCGCCGCGCAGCCCTACGGGGTATCGATCTCGGTGATCTCGATGCCATTCTGGTGACTCACGAACACAGTGATCACGCCAGCGGTGTAGCGACACTCGCCAGACATTACGGTATCCCCGTTTATCTCACTCACGGCACTCTCGCCAGTGGCCGCGTGGCGAATTGCCCGGATGTCCGTGCGTTCAACGCAGACACCCAGCTGCATATCGGTGCTTTCACAGTACAGGCTGTTACGGTCCCCCATGATGCCCGAGAGCCCGTCCAGTATTGCTTTGAGTATGGGGGGCAGCGAGCGGGGGTGTTGACGGACCTGGGATCCGTCACCAGTCACGTGCGCAGCGCGTTTAACGACTGCAATCTTTTGTTGCTGGAGTTTAATCACGATCGCCGGCTTCTGGCCGATGGGCCCTATCCCCCGGCGCTGAAACGCCGCGTGGGGGGTGACTGGGGTCATCTCTCCAACAGCCAGGCCACGGAACTTCTCGGACAGCTGAACCTTCAGCGCCTGGAGCACCTCGCGATTGCGCACATCAGTGAGAAAAACAACAGTCGCGACTGTGTCGAGGCGCAGCTGCGCGACCTTGACCCGGTACTGCTGGAGAAGGCGGTGTGGGCGTGTCAGGGAGCGGGTTTTGATTGGATTGAGGCAGCGCGGGACACAACAGCTTCGAAGAGCCAGCGTGAACCGGTTCAGGCGCCGTAACTGGAACCGCGCGGGGCCGAGAGTGCATACTAATACCGCTTACTTTTCGCGAGGCAGTCGTGGCTAAAGATCCCATTAGTATCGTACAGCGGGGGAACCTGCAGAACCTGGAGAAGACCCTGCGCAAGCAATGGCGTCTTGGCCAAAGCATTGTGCTTTGCTGGTGTTGGGACGAGCGTGGCCTCCTGGTCATTTTTGTACCCCATTACTTTCTGGGGAACTACTGCGCGCACCGGGATGATCCGGAAATTGCCACGGAAAACGAAAATTACATCCGCGCCCTGATTAGCGGACGTCGCCGTAAAAGCCGCGAGGAACTATTTGCCGTGGCGGTGAGGCTCAGCGTATCCCCCACGTTTATCAAACTTGAAACTCCCCTCGACGAGTCCATCGCGGTGATGCGCGGTGTGGAAGAGATTATTCGGCGCTACGGCCTGAGTTTTGTCGAGCGACGGGGCGTCCTGCTCTTCGATATTGCCGACTTTTCCCTGTTCAGTTCCTTTGAACAGGCAAGTCAGCTAAACAGCCTGTCCTACTCCATGAACTCGGTGTACAACAAGCTCGCAGCTCGGGGCATGGAGATCAACTTTGCCCGCACGACCACCGGTGACGGCTATTACGTGTGGAATCGTGATAATTATCCCCAGTCCGACCAGGAGCTGTTTCTTTTCCTCCAGCTGGTGCTGGCGGACAACACTATGGCGCGCGCGGCGTCCCGGGGGAACACCGTGCCTGTGGTGCGAGCGGCCTTCCATATCGGCAGTCACTACGAGCTCTATCAGGCAGAGGGGGTCAACCCCACGGTATTCAGTTACATCGTCGGTGACGTAACCATCGAACTGGCGCGGATTCTTGAAAAAACCCTGCCGGGCCAGGTGATGCTCGGCGACTTTGGCGCCTGTGCAGGGGAGGAACATGGCAGCGCAGAATTCGTCCAGGGCTGCGAAGAAGTGGCGAAAACCCTGGAAGGCCTGACGCTCATGGGGAAACCCCTGAGAGCGCTCCGAACCTGGTTGTCCCGAGAGGCATCGGGGGGCGATGACTCCGAACCGCTGGATGTCAGCATTACGGACAAGCATGGGATCAAGCACCATGCTTTTAATCTTCAGGGTGAAATTGAGTTCGATGATTCCACCCTGACCCTCGGTATGACCCCCGAAGAGTTCAGCGAAGCGCGGGAGAAAAGCCTGCCAAGAGGAAACGGCAAATCCGATTCCTGGTGGGTGTAATTCCTGAGGCCGAAGAGGTCCGGGAAGCTGATGGGGTTCCCAAGGTCCAGCAGGCCGAGGCTGCCCATGAGCTCGCTCGACGCCTCGATCTTCCGCTGCTGCCGCTTTCGCAGGGGGCCCGGGACCTCCCCCCGGGGCAGGCAGTAATTGCAATGATCGACGGCGTTCCCATGATCCAGTTGACGGGTCGGGGGGTAGCGGGCCCCGTTACCGTCGACTTTGGGGACAAGAGCATGGCGCAGCGGCGGCGCGCCGGTCACAACGAGCTCCTGGGTAAAGCCGTGGGCTGGAAGCAGGCCCATGCGCCCCGTGTGCTGGATGGCACCGGCGGTTTTGGCCGGGATGCATTTCTGCTGGCGGATCTGGGGTGTGAGATCACGGTTTGTGAGCGCAACCCGGTCATGGCGGCCTTGCTCGACGCCGCTCTCTCGCGCGCCGCGGGGTCCGGGGATGGTTGGCTGGCCTCGGTGGTGGCTCGCATGACCGTCCATCATCAAGATGCCCGGTCACTCACTCCGTCGCTGTTGGAGGGGGTGGAGGTTATTTATCTGGATCCCATGTTCCCCCTGGATCGCAGGGCAGCACCCGCCAAAGAAATGCAGATTCTCCATGAATTACTGAGTCCTCGGGCACAGCATCAGGATAGTGCGGGACCGGACAGCCCCGGGCGGCTCGATGATTCCCCTTCGCAGGACGCGGAAGACGCGGTGTTCCTCGCGTGGGCAAGAGCACAGAATGTAAAGCGGGTAGTGGTCAAGCGACCGCGACGCGCGCCAGCGATCGACGGCCCGCCGCCGGGGCACAGCCTCACCGGGAAGGCCGTTCGTTTTGATGTGTATCCCGTATCCCGGGAAGCACAAACTTAAAAGCAATCGATAAGGAACCCTAACAGTGAGTAAAAAAATTCATGCTTTGATTACCGGTGCGTCCGCCGGTCTCGGCGATGCCTACGCGCGTCAGCTCGCGAGTCGCTGTGACAGTATGACGGTGGTGGCCCGTCGCGGGGAGCGTCTCGAAGCCTTGGCCGGGGCATTGGAAGGACAATGCAAGGTCGAAATCCTGGAGGCGGATCTGGCGACGGTGGAGGGACAGGCACGGGTTGTCGAAGCGATTCGCCAGGGCCCCGCGATTGATCTTCTGGTGAATAACGCTGGCTACTCCACCATCGGTCCCTACGCGACGAGTGACCTCGATGATGAGCTTGGCATGCTGCGTCTCCACAACGAGGCGACTATGGTACTCACCCGCGCGGCGTTGCCTGCGATGATTGAGCAGGGCAGCGGGGCGGTTATCAATGTGGCCTCTGTTGCGGGATTGGTAAGTACGCCCAATGTGGCTGTCTACGGTGCTACGAAGGCTTTTCTGGTGAGTTTTACCCGCGCTTTGCGTCAGGAGCTGAAAGAGCAGGGCGTGCGGGTACAGTGCCTGTGCCCGGGCTACACGCGTTCAGAAATCCACAGCCGTGAAACCATGGCGAACTTTGACGTGAATATCGTCCCGGAAAAGCTTTGGATGGAGGCAGACGATGTCGTTGCCCAGAGTCTTGCCGCGATCAGCGACGATGCCGATCAATGGCTGTTGGTATCCGGGGATCACAACCGCAAGGTAGTGGCCAGGGAAATGGACGCCCTCCGTGCGGACCTCCATTACCCGAGCTGACCGTCGCAGGTCTGATGGTCAGGGGGCGTTCAGCAAGCGCGTGAGAATGCCCTCGTACATTTTTGACAGCCTGGCCAGATCGTCCGCTTTCACGTGCTCGTTGACGCGGTGGATGCTGGCATTAACGGGGCCCAGCTCCACCAGTTGCGCGCCATAGGGTGCGATAAAACGGCCGTCTGATGTGCCGCCGCTGGTGGACAGCGTGGTTGCCAGGTCTGCAACGTCCTTAACTGCTTCTCGGCAGGCGTCCGTGAGAGCGCCCTCGGCGGTGATAAAGGGCTTGCCACTCAGGGTCCATTGAATCTCAGCGTGCACTTCGTGCTCGGCAAAGGTTTGCTCCACGGCCTCCTGCAATCGCTCTGCGGTTTGTTCCGTGGAAAAACGAAAGTTGATCAATACATCCGCATGACCGGGAATGACATTGGTGACGCCGGTCCCGCTGTGCACATTGGTAATCTGAAAGCTGGTGGCGGGGAAATACTCGTTGCCCATATCCCACTGCCGCGTTGCCAGTGCCTGGAGGGCAGGAAGAGCGCGGTGGAGGGGATTATCCGCGTGTTGCGGGTAGGCGACGTGACCCTGACGCCCGAGGATCTTCACCGCAGCGTTCAGGGAACCCCGGCGACCGTTTTTTATGGTGTCGCCCAGGACGTCGGCGCTTGAGGGCTCACCAACCACACAGTAATCGATACTGATCTTCTGCTCCGCTAACCACTCCATGACACGCACGGTGCCGTGGGTTGCGGGTCCCTCTTCATCGGAGGTGATAAGAAAGCCGATGCGACCCCGGGGCGTGTTACCCGCAGCCTCACAGGTCCTCAAAAAACTCTCGCAGGCCGTGATCATGGCGGCGAGGCTGCCTTTCATATCGGCGGCCCCGCGCCCGTAG from Congregibacter litoralis KT71 includes these protein-coding regions:
- the dapE gene encoding succinyl-diaminopimelate desuccinylase, translating into MTPTPSSPNDDSTLDLACELIRRASVTPEDAGCQALMMERLKALGFHCTPLPFGDTENFWAQWGSSGPLLAFAGHTDVVPPGPLEKWDSDPFTPSLRDGMLYGRGAADMKGSLAAMITACESFLRTCEAAGNTPRGRIGFLITSDEEGPATHGTVRVMEWLAEQKISIDYCVVGEPSSADVLGDTIKNGRRGSLNAAVKILGRQGHVAYPQHADNPLHRALPALQALATRQWDMGNEYFPATSFQITNVHSGTGVTNVIPGHADVLINFRFSTEQTAERLQEAVEQTFAEHEVHAEIQWTLSGKPFITAEGALTDACREAVKDVADLATTLSTSGGTSDGRFIAPYGAQLVELGPVNASIHRVNEHVKADDLARLSKMYEGILTRLLNAP
- a CDS encoding MBL fold metallo-hydrolase, translated to MASLGSGSRGNATLLQAAETCILVDCGFSLRDIQRRAALRGIDLGDLDAILVTHEHSDHASGVATLARHYGIPVYLTHGTLASGRVANCPDVRAFNADTQLHIGAFTVQAVTVPHDAREPVQYCFEYGGQRAGVLTDLGSVTSHVRSAFNDCNLLLLEFNHDRRLLADGPYPPALKRRVGGDWGHLSNSQATELLGQLNLQRLEHLAIAHISEKNNSRDCVEAQLRDLDPVLLEKAVWACQGAGFDWIEAARDTTASKSQREPVQAP
- the dapA gene encoding 4-hydroxy-tetrahydrodipicolinate synthase — its product is MIKGSIVALVTPMHADGEIDYRALEGLLDWHVESGTAAIVAVGTTGESATLDVHEHLAMIQHCVKYLAGRIPVIAGTGANSTREAVELTRGAATAGVDACLLVTPYYNRPSQRGLYAHFSAVAEAVAVPQILYNVPSRTAVDLSNETASRLASLENIVGIKDATGDVSRGKELLSMVPDSFAVYSGDDGTAAQYILAGAVGNISVTANVVPAKVAALCAAALAGDEETVRRMDHELADINSALFIEANPMPVKYALAKMGRMEKGIRLPLTLPEGENAERIAAALQSLGL
- a CDS encoding class I SAM-dependent methyltransferase; protein product: MGVIPEAEEVREADGVPKVQQAEAAHELARRLDLPLLPLSQGARDLPPGQAVIAMIDGVPMIQLTGRGVAGPVTVDFGDKSMAQRRRAGHNELLGKAVGWKQAHAPRVLDGTGGFGRDAFLLADLGCEITVCERNPVMAALLDAALSRAAGSGDGWLASVVARMTVHHQDARSLTPSLLEGVEVIYLDPMFPLDRRAAPAKEMQILHELLSPRAQHQDSAGPDSPGRLDDSPSQDAEDAVFLAWARAQNVKRVVVKRPRRAPAIDGPPPGHSLTGKAVRFDVYPVSREAQT
- a CDS encoding ABC transporter permease, which encodes MSRPPLAQLSADGDQLQISGDWTSAELPALVPLFTTLLETRDSPAVDVSEVSDWDPRLEAGLLRLQRLAQAKARDIRYLGAPDSQTQLMNLATAVAPYEAPAASATGFFSTKQLRRSLADIGDDLLDSLEFLGGVGIALWRTLTGRSGMRRREFVESLAQAGPQAIGIITLTSILVGMILAYLGAAQLQQFGAAVFVADLVAIGMLREMGALMTAVVMAGRTGAAYAAQLSTMQTNEEIDAISTLGIDPMEFLVAPRVLALFLMMPLLVVYADALGVLGGAVVAGGMGVTPLQYISQLSAAITPTHFFVGIFKGFVFAALIATAGCRAGMNAGRNSEAVGQATTEAVVTAVVYLIVADAGINILCQLLDI
- a CDS encoding DUF3806 domain-containing protein gives rise to the protein MASAQLIDKRVTALNPLDRQYMDVQRQALNELTLRYYGGRCCRSEAELDYLQRLLDDGHVTPDQTRELQAMGVALGDLLATELDMHWVVYEDIKGRSRALRLGETENYLFPVTMIARRHEGGDRTPVINIYQQAFAAIEAARPPLPFEEPPKDAR
- the bamC gene encoding outer membrane protein assembly factor BamC, whose amino-acid sequence is MKALKLCALMLLLTPVTACGYLFGDEGLFRDSAGDYREAREMPPLDLPEGTQADELVDIYPIPPIESEPQFVDSDKVPRPAPLVAASADQLVRIQKLGEDTWALVAIAPGQLWPQLRSFLSAANIDIARMDARAGIIESTYLKLEEDPRPTRFQFRVERGVQRGNSELHILQMYQSSENTAWPAQSDDFFLESEMLRGVAQYVANSADTAPVSMMAEQSISAGGKVSLDDDDQGAFILLELPFDRAWASVARSLELSGFEITDRNRSEGRYYLRYVGDEEEEGSSWFAWLGDDDEHPAEGVPLILDVKSRDPETMVIRMSFEEGGESLSREQIDALLVLIKGNIN
- a CDS encoding SDR family NAD(P)-dependent oxidoreductase, coding for MSKKIHALITGASAGLGDAYARQLASRCDSMTVVARRGERLEALAGALEGQCKVEILEADLATVEGQARVVEAIRQGPAIDLLVNNAGYSTIGPYATSDLDDELGMLRLHNEATMVLTRAALPAMIEQGSGAVINVASVAGLVSTPNVAVYGATKAFLVSFTRALRQELKEQGVRVQCLCPGYTRSEIHSRETMANFDVNIVPEKLWMEADDVVAQSLAAISDDADQWLLVSGDHNRKVVAREMDALRADLHYPS